In Lotus japonicus ecotype B-129 chromosome 5, LjGifu_v1.2, one genomic interval encodes:
- the LOC130718784 gene encoding alpha-galactosidase-like gives MVMKFSFSCKLPMVTVLAFCMFILLNASGCEASRVLLNKTREISISTDQVRTYFIQNGLGQTPPMGWNSWNRFGCDINESLVRETADAMVSTGLAALGYKYINLDDCWAEINRDHQGNMVPKASTFPSGIRALAHYVHSKGLKFGIYSDAGNQTCSKRMPGSLGHEEQDAKTFASWGIDYLKYDNCENNGISVKQRYPPMSQALLNTGRPIFFSMCEWGWEDPEIWGKILGNSWRTTGDIEDNWESMTSIADSNDRWALYARPGGWNDPDMLEVGNGGMTTEEYRAHFSIWALAKAPLLVGCDIRAMDNTTHELITNQEVIAVNQDKLGVQGKKVKTNNNLEVWAGPLKGNKIAVILWNRSSSNATVKASWSDIGLKPGTIVDARDLWEHSTQSSVSGEISAELDSHACKMYVLTPKSGKYKHY, from the exons ATGGTTATGAAATTTTCATTCTCTTGCAAGTTACCAATGGTAACGGTGCTTGCATTTTGCATGTTCATTCTTTTGAATGCAAGTGGTTGTGAAGCTTCTCGCGTACTGTTGAACAAAACTAGAGAGATTTCAATATCTACCGATCAAGTTAGGACCTACTTCATTCAAAACGGACTAGGCCAAACACCTCCTATGGG GTGGAATAGCTGGAATCGTTTTGGATGTGATATCAATGAAAGCTTAGTTCGAGAAACCG CTGATGCAATGGTGTCAACTGGCCTTGCAGCCTTGGgctataaatatattaatttag ATGACTGCTGGGCCGAAATTAATCGAGACCATCAG GGAAATATGGTTCCTAAGGCTTCAACATTTCCTTCAGGAATTAGGGCTCTAGCTCATTATGTTCACAGTAAAGGTCTAAAGTTTGGGATCTATTCAGATGCTGG AAATCAAACATGCAGTAAACGTATGCCGGGATCACTAGGACATGAAGAACAAGATGCAAAAACATTTGCTTCCTGG GGAATTGATTACTTGAAGTATGATAATTGCGAAAATAATGGTATAAGCGTCAAACAAAG GTACCCACCAATGAGTCAAGCTTTACTAAACACTGGAAGACCAATCTTCTTCTCTATGTGCGAATG GGGATGGGAAGACCCAGAAATTTGGGGCAAAATATTGGGAAATAGTTGGAGAACAACAGGAGATATTGAAGATAATTGGGAAAG TATGACTTCCATAGCAGATTCAAATGATCGATGGGCACTTTATGCTCGACCTGGAGGATGGAATG ATCCGGACATGCTCGAAGTTGGAAATGGAGGCATGACCACAGAAGAATATCGTGCTCATTTCAGCATATGGGCATTAGCTAAG GCCCCTTTATTGGTTGGTTGTGACATTCGTGCTATGGATAACACTACACATGAACTGATAACCAACCAAGAAGTTATTGCAGTAAACCAAG ACAAACTAGGAGTTCAAGGAAAGAAAGTGAAAACTAATAACAATTTGGAG GTGTGGGCAGGTCCTCTTAAAGGTAACAAGATAGCAGTGATCTTATGGAATAGAAGCTCATCAAATGCGACGGTAAAGGCATCATGGTCTGACATTGGCCTAAAACCAGGAACTATAGTTGATGCTAGAGACTTATGGGAG CATTCAACACAATCATCTGTTTCGGGAGAAATATCTGCTGAGTTAGATTCACATGCTTGTAAGATGTATGTGCTGACTCCCAAAAGTGGAAAATATAAACACTATTGA